CATGTCTGCATATATATGTGAGTTCTGATCGTTAATTGTACATTTCgtgtctttttttcctttttttttttttggaagacaGATACATGATACTACATAATCGTCTCTGCAAGTTCTGATGTTCTTTTCCTTTGTCCTGTTGCTCAGTAACATACCATATACAAGCTGGTTATGATCAAAAGATTGAAGCACTCCGTGGTATGgtgttgatgtgtgtgtatgcgtgtgtgtgtgtgtgtgtgtgtgtgtgtgtgtgtgtgtgtgtttgttcagGGCTAGTGATGATTGTGGAAGGGAGGCAAAGTGTTGAAAAGAAATATGCATTGAAGCGTATCGAGGATGGCACGTCTGTTGTGCACATCTCAGCACAATTTATCATGATGTCACGCTTGAGAGAAAGTttgatttgtgtgtatgtgtgtctgtgttttgtctgtgtgcgtgcatgtatgACGAATATGTAAAGAGTTGTAATATAATACAGTCTTCTTGCATCCTTGCGGGAGTGCTATTTACTCCAAGAGACTACAGTgggctcccgttataacaaagtcctggggaccagcagttttctgttgtttatcaaaattttggcacaaccgaacaaataaacaagaaaaagaaaaaatacatagagtggatgtcACGGCCTGAATTTTAACTTCGGTGTAACTGGAATTTccttataaccatgttcgttacaatgggagtgcactgtacattttTCTCGGAGAGCTCAGCACTGAGGGGAAATACTGTCTTGAGAAGAAAGTATATTTCCCAAATGAATGTAGTAAATGTTACATATACAATTATAGACTTGGCCCTGTTTGACGAAGGGTTATAACTGATTATAttgttgatttctatcataagtctatggcagcctgtgtggtaagagAATTTACAAtcgattatgatgattattatctTTTGGTAAATTGGGGCCAGGGCAATACGAACAGTATGGCTTACGTCAATACCCATCTTTTCATTTAGTCCCGTCGGCAGCCaataaaatttcagatttatgTTGCCTGTTGTGACGTCACTGCAGTCaacatgacaattttggtcCTCATTTAATTAGTCATGCAATTATGTcatgactatatatatatatacacacacaattgtatattatatcgtcgctggggtgacaagaccttgtatctgaaattttggtgaaaatgacctTTTGATTAGTGGTTAAATAATAGGTTAAGTGATGAACATTTGACTTTTtatagatacgaggtcttgttgccccagcgacgatatatatatatatacatatatatatatatatatatatatatatatatatatatatatatatatatatatatatatgacgagtttgtttgcaaaaaccgataagtccatttttgaagattttgaagtgcggtctctgtcataaagtgcaaaataataccttttaaatgatatattggtcactatataaaggtacatttttgaagttatggtcaaaagaagcaaaaattttcttattactctctttatttttcttgacctttaatcgcaaatatctccatttggctaatatggacttatcggtttttgccaacaaactcttcatatatatatatatatatatatatatatatatatatatatatatatatatatatatatatatatatatatattatggatacacatatatcattatgatatataGCGAGAGAAAGACATGAACAAAAAGCATGAGAAAATAGGGAGAAGTCAAGAAAACCATGGTACGACAACCGTAGGAGAACCAAGGAAAAATCGAAATTAAGAAGTACAATCTTGTCATTAATTActaagtttattcaagaatgggAATCCATGATGATGCCAGTTTGCGATTCAAGGTTAGAAAGATTACGAAAAATTGTAGCCCCGTGCACCCGCACTATAAAAAGTGTGCAACTCGTACTTCACACTGCCAAGCTGTGAATATGTTTGGGCGGCGAAATGCAAtgaaatatattcataatatgctATCTAATACAAACTATTGCCCCCATTTACTGCACATTgctgttctgaattttgtactgaaaaaaagaaagattagaAATAGTACAATAATTGTAATTGCATATCGAGGCACACACGTAACATTTTATATGCTTTTAGGAATCGttccatgcaaaaaaaaaaagcgattaACAAAGctcataaaaagagaaaaatgcacACCATACACCAATGAATGATGGGACCAATTCTGTGACGGTGATTATTTAAACTTTTGACAAGATTAATCTAaacaaaattcatcaaacaTTCATTAAGGCACGTTCACTCATCGCTTAgatattaaaggtccagtttacctttgggagcagtgatttcaaaaatgttcaagatatcacatttgatgcatatgtgtaggtctgttgtatcataaaacatcctaccatgtgaaatatttgcaataaaacctaaaatataaggagatatcagggtttttctcagtaaaccgtaactgtatacggtttagtctggaaacatttttattataactattgttcacattttgtgtatttaacaacacttaacatcgattatatggattcaaattttgacagtggttgtttctatccctaactcacattttagaactattttaaagcactaatgctttcatctgcaaatggtaaattatgcctttaaagagaTTGGCACACCAAGTTTTTCTGTCCAACGTCTGCACACAAGAAATTGGTATTGGAATCACCAAAATCCTGCGACTACCTTCGTTGTCATTGAACAAAACCGTTCATACATTACGCCCATGAAATCCTGTCGATAAGACTTCATACTTTTTTTCCGATTCTAAGCATCGGTTCTTGTCAACCAACGATAGTGTTTAATGGATATTGCCCTCAAAGCGCCATTACGACGAATTTGACTGGGAGCAATTCAAACACGTCCATCACACATCACGTCATGCTATAAAATGTTATAATGTGTACACTCTTAGCCAATCCACGGGCAGTACATATCACTTAGTCTTTTTACTGTCTCTTTTTTTGTAGTTAGCGATTTAGTCCTCAGCCGCAGTTTTGTTGGCAGGAACCTCGTTAGATTTCATTCTCCCATCACGAACCATGGACGGCAAGGCAAGAGTTCACTGGATAGTCTAATATTTTGCTGGTACAATTGCATTGAATCCAGGCTACTTTGAAGCTCCTTTCTGTTCTGTAACACTTCCCTCCGAAACATGCACCAATGTTCAAACTAACTCAAGAAGATTAACATTGTTTTGCTCATTCTCCCTTGTTATCTATATTACTAATTTGTCTTATCCACAAATTTCATCACTTACCAAAACACCGTATGTGGTGTTGCTACTTGCAATGTATTGTTATCACGGGCGACAGAGTTTGCGGTGAGAGATAATGAACATAAGGTATGCAAATTATGTGAGGCAACGCTGAACAAAGCATGCAGCAAATAGCAGTCTTTAAGTGAGGCTAGCCCTAAGCTTATGCATTGTGCGCAGAATGTACGAACATGGGATGGCTACGAAAGGTGAAACCTAGAACTATCCGAGTTGAAATGAAACATCATATACATGAAGTAGATTTTGACTGGTGAAAGTATACAATTCATAATATTTACATAGTCACTTATTGCAACTCACTTCATTAACTACGAGACCATAATCAATTCTCATTTACTTGATTTGGTACGCTTGTGTCAAAATGGTACCAAATGGACTGATCTGTCTCTCCAAAACACGTTACTATACGGCCATATTGCAAAATGGACCGTCTAGTACTTGTAGGCTACTTGCCGACGTTATTCTTTTCGTCGGGAAAGCGATATGAATGCATAAATTGTTTTCTTATTACTCACAGCGTGTATAGTTACATAGCACCAATCCAAATAAACCTTGACAAGGTTGATCACAGAATAAatcaaaaagtttaaagcttCAAATTTAAGTTATTTTTTCCTCCATCTCAATTATGATTAATTACATAAATTATAGGCACAGAAAGTACAGACATATCAAAATAAGTAATCAATAAAAAAGGGGGTAGGCTTACATTATACTTTTGATGGGGATTGCAGACATAGGTATTTTGTTGACCAATAAATGGAAGGATGGAGATGGGAAGGCCCATTAGAATTAACAGAATACTATACAAATACACAAGTTATGAATGATATCCTTatctttcttaaaaaaaaaaataataataattgagaGATCACATGAACCAAAAAATTCGGCTGTTTATTCTAAAGGTGACTTCAAATAATGGATTAGATAAGATACTTCAAAGTGTGAAATAAGTTTTTAGAACTGAGGGGTCAAGCATGATGTCatggaaaatatcaaaaaggGGCTAAAATAATTGCGTAATCCGAAAGACATCATGCATAAACTAGATTTACTTGACTATCGCGGCATGACACAATACTAGTGATTCCTTTCTAGACATCAGGATAGAAAGGACTCTGTCATTTCCATCCCTCCAAAATGGAGacaaaatacatatatttttttacgtATACTATTTAATTTGTTATTGTAAACACGACGTCAtgacataacacacacacaaagaacagAAATAATTGCATTAGTCTTATATCTTCTCACAAATAAGTGACCTTCCGTTGAGAAACCAGAAagatagaaaagagaaagaaaaagacaaagataATTATAATCAGGTAGGGCTAGGTACGATCGCTCCCTCAGAGTCTATTCGGTTGATAGCGAGCCAGCTCCGCCTCCGAAGCCAACACCCTTGGGTCCGAAGCCCTTGCCATAGCAACCTGCAGGTGTCggcaaattaaaaaagaaaacatcgcTTGAAGAACGCCATTACCTCGGAACAAATCCATCTACCTCTCCCTCCCCGATTAtctttttctctatctatctatctatctatctatctatctatctatctatctatctatttgtatatatatatatatatatatatatatatatatatatatatatatatatatatatatatatatacatatctatctatctatcaatctatctatctatcgaatCATCTATCTACATAcccattcatttatctatctttctatatttctgtgtctatatatttctatttccCATCCTCTCCTATCAGTCGTTTGGTACTAGATTACTGAAAAGCAAAATGTACCGTCTGTATTTTCGTTATCATTTTAAACTTTTCCTTCAAATCTATTGCTTTGACTAAAACTATAGACTTTCGTTATCTCACTCACCATCGCCACCGCCATAATGTGTGTTACTGATATCAGACCAAACTTGACATGGCAATGTAATCATCTCTATTGCAATTACGACATCATCGCTGATTTCATGTAGGCCATTATCATCACAAGCACTgaaaacatcatcatcatcctcagcgccaccatcatcaccatcaccatctaATTATCAATGTTTTCGATCAGAAGTCCCTTCTCTTTTggctaccatggcaaccacaATATTGTCATCCACATACAACTTTGAGCTCGTGCTTGTCCTCCTTTGCTGACTCACCTTTACAGAAGATCTCGCCATCCTTGTCCGCCAGAGTTGTCGAGTCCAGTCGCTTATTGCACATGAAGCAGGTGAAACATTTGTTGTGCCAGATCTGTAACGAGGAGAGACCACACGTGACATGCATCATAGATCGATGTTTCCATGGTAACGATGTGAGTAAGGTACGCAGGGTTTGCTCACATTTCATCGCATCAGTATCgactttgagtttgagtttgagtttgagtttgagctTGAGTTtgcgtttgtgtttgtgtttatgtttggGTTCGATTTCGAGTACGACTTTTGTACACGCCACAATGTGGCATATTGTATTCTACGCCATAATAGTactcataatcataataataatcataatcataatcataattacaatTAAAATCAACCCTTTTGAAATTTTAATTTCGTTTCACTTCTGCTTTCGGCTATGAGGAAATAGAAGTGCTCTTGGCTGATCATTCATTTGTCCTGGGTATTAGAATTCATTACAATCTTGTTTTATGTATTCAAGataatgtattcttttttttaatgacaaccGTGACAACTAACAATCGCTGATATGAAGGCAGccacaaacatttcatttattttaacgGGCTCCGTCACCTCAGCGTTATATCCGAGACAGAATTTGCTGAGTACCATAGATGTAGACTAGAGTATAGAGGGAGAACAGGGAGAGGTAtaaaaagtagtagtagtaaaggAGGAAGAATATCTAGGAGGAGGTGAAGGAgggaaggaagaaaaagaagaggaggaagaggaggaggaggaagaggaggagggatgAAGTTGAGAGCTCTTCCTTACGGCATTAGCACCGACTTTCTTCTCAGCTGCGTAGACGGATCCACCGCACCTCGAACAGCGATCACCGCCCATATTCGAGACGCCCGTCAGGTCGGAATGGGCGTAGGCAGCGGCCATGGCGGGAGCACTCCTGCATGGTTCCAAGGGTGAAGGATATGAAGAGGGAGTGGTATTAATAAGGAGAGATGCGATAGAAGggtgagtgggggggggggggggaggtaaggCGGGAAATAGAATAGTTTATGATTTAGTACAAGAGATCGTAATCATGTTTCGTCTTCAGTCTCTACTGCGGCCACATCGTCAACAACACCGCAATCACTTCACCGATATCAATCCTATTTTCAATCTCCTTCACCGGCCTACCAATCTTGTAGTAAAGAGAATTCTGTATAAAATTGTTCTTCGTTGTCATAGattttataataaaaaaaaaatccattcttACTTTGATAACATCATAACTCCATACATGCCATCAAGAAATATCCGCTCTTCTGATAAGCGGTATACTAATTACTGTACCAGCCTCATCCACATCTTCACAATATGACGGATtctgttgcaactgattgacaaattgccccacatcagttgaataacaaagcagtacccgctgcatgctataaggattggaaccaacacttgctgtcgggcgaaagctcggtggtctagtggagatgacgcctgtccggtgatcaggaggtcgtaggttcgaatcctgctcgagtatgtacgcccatggttttttatcatggctactactaaaacactgatcaattcagtgtttatttacgtcgatgtggggcaatttgtcaatcagttgcaatgaaaacatctcgacggaagaatctcatgaatttgaatgacggATTCTTTTGCTATAGCAGCACTGATTTTGTAAAATTGCAAGATAAAATTAGGACTGAGACAGACAGGCACAAATAATTTGAACAATTCTTTAAAACGTGTCATTTTTTCTGATGTCTATGAAGTTTAGGAACTTATACGACGCTGTTCAGATAATTTCAGGAATTTTATATCGCGACAGCAACTACTGCTGCTTAACTTTATTTACTACTGTTGCTAGCACTCCCACAGTTCCACAAAGTTGATTCTAAGAAAGAATACAAAGTACACATAATTTTCCTCGATTTGTTACTGATTTaagctttctgaaagaggaaagtTAAGTCATTCACTATGCTAGTAAAGTGAAAAATGTTGCATGTTCTTTACATTTCCTTACAGTGTTTTCTAGACGTGACgtcacaaaatattgtaatcttctcatccaacgAAACGTAAAcaaatcataacttttggaaggattgtccgatttttctcaaactttcaccgatgtgttttgctaatgttgctgcatttaTTCAATCCACATGAACATTTGGGTTTCATCCGTTTAACTAGCATCTGGGGATGAGAACAGAAAAAAACCGTTTTCCTATGTGCTCGCACTTGTGCCACGACCCTTGGTCTCATTTGCGGACGAACTCGTGCTCGAACGCACCTGAGACTCTCGTCGGGCAGGTTGCCGAGCTGCTCCCCTTCGTCCATGCCAAGGGCGCCCCCACCGATGCCGAAGCCAATGCCTTTAATGCCGAATTTGCGGGCGTGACACTTTTTGCAGTACAGCTCATCCTCGTGTGGGGCTACCGTCTTGGAGTCCAGTCCGGTTCCGCACAGAACTAAGAAAGGTTTGTTGAAATTGGGAGTGGGGAAAATGATACAGAGtttagacaacaacaacaacaacaacaaaacacaagcaagcaaataaaaaacaaacaaaaacaacattaatcaaacaaacagatgagCAAACACGCTAACATTAGACAACTAAGCTGTATTTAAGATTTGGTAAGGGATAAAAAATGACACAAACAGAAACACCTGATAACGGTTTGGTATTCTAGCAAAGTATTAACATCAGTGAAATTAAAGTTGTTATTGAGACTCCTAACAGAACATCAATTCGTCATATTGCTACATCTGCACTGAACTGGAAGGTCCGAGGGTCATTCTGATTGTAAATTATAATGCTTCTGTTCCAGACTGATAAAGGTTAAATTGAACGAGAGTGTTATCAATATTTGTAACATCGGTGATCATCGTAAACCCTTTATATGTATAGCTTTTAAAGTGATACAGAAATCTTAAAATTATTTCTATTGATGCGTTGCGACTTTGAAAGCTTTGCAGTTCAGCTCTCTTTTTCTTGATTGACGTAATTGTATAATAGGATGagattggtgggggggggggagggtaggggGTGGTGATTACTTACAGCATCGGTGGCAGAGCTTGTGGTAGGAGAACGAGTTGGTTTTAATCTCCTCCGCGGCATACACTGACTTTCCGCAGCGGGAACACTTCTTTCCTCCTCCGAAAGGCATCCTTCAGATCTGGTGAAGCAAGACGAGaagaaacagagagacagagagatgaaAGATAAAGATGGTGTGGAAAATGTATTTCGTTTTACAGCCCGTAGTAAACATTAAAAGCTTTCCTCTAACTAACCCCCTCCCACTTCCACATGGCAGTTTCCTCTCCGGTTACTCGTCGGAagccaagtttttttttatttttttttttattccggtcaaagtgtatcggatcgcagtctttccttcttcttctcttcttcttcttcttcttcttcttccgagCACCTACTGAAGTGTGTATCGTAATCGTACTATGACCGTCCGATGTATCCGATTAGTGCTGGTCGTCTATCAAGTCAGTGACAGACATGTCACGCATAAGATCATCGGACGATCTCGCCTCATTGGATGACGCCCGACACGGTATTGTCCGACACTAACCTGATAGTCGACCATCGCGAGTCGCATTCATCAGACTGCTATCCGCATACATTTCGATGGGTGGCTGGAAGCAAAAAACTTTACTTCCGACGAGTGCCgatgagagaggaaaaaaaaatctctgttgAACGGGGGTATTAGTCCGGACGCCATGTTTGTCGCAAGTCGAGTAAGCATTATAAGTGTCGATATAAGTGTCAAGTCACTCGTAATATGTGTCAGATAATGTTGTTGGACTGTCGTGACTATTTGCAGTGTTTGGCTGACACCTGATGACGGTCTGTTGAGTGTCCGAAGATTAACAGTCATCGGACAGGTTAACTGGAGTCCAGGTTCTAGGGCTCTCCTGGCTACGGAATTTCCCTTGGTTAGACTTGGTGGCATATCTGAAGCTTGTCGGCTCATCCATATCATTGTCGTCATCTtcgtcattttcatcattatttgagTGTATGCTCTCTCTCCTGAAGAACTCTCCTTTGTTTTCGtctctttcattttaaactACGGCGAAGTAGGCCTAATTGTATGTGGATATCTTTGATTGATCATGTTTGCTTCTGTCTAGATGTGTGCCGTATAGTTTCATCAccatgtttgtctgttttctatgtatgtgttgttttgtttttatgtatgatttttgtttttaatttctgaTATATTGATGTTGTATTTTATCCGCACGGATCTGCGGAAGAACAGTCTCCGGACTGATCAATTACGTGTCATgcttaaataaatgaattaaatgaaatgaaatgaaatgaacgtCATCACGATCACATCATTATGGCATCTCTATTACCATGTACCGCCGTCGTCGTCGTCGCTGCCACTAACTCGTGCttgcatcattatcatcatcaccccCGAAATCGACATCATCATTCTCGACATCATTAGTCTCTTCTTCACTAGGGTGGTTGGCAGTGCAGTCCCGGAAGAAAAGGCTTGGTGCGTCAGCTGAGGTCTTCTCTAAGGGTTGTGAACAGCACCTGGTGTGTCTTTGCAACCCAATTCTAGAGTGACAGTCCCTGTTGCGGTTGGTGCAGACGCAGCAGGGAAGAAGCAGAGGTTCACTGCTTGCGGTGGGCTCGTTTCTCTGCTGCCTGCTGGTCTCTCATCATGCACTTGCCTGCGCCATCTCTTAATTATATCTTTACGCCAGCAGTCACAGTCGTTGGCGGCTACTTTTCCCATGTATCAGGGTCAATGTTGCAGAC
The sequence above is a segment of the Diadema setosum chromosome 12, eeDiaSeto1, whole genome shotgun sequence genome. Coding sequences within it:
- the LOC140235624 gene encoding cysteine and glycine-rich protein 1-like, giving the protein MPFGGGKKCSRCGKSVYAAEEIKTNSFSYHKLCHRCFLCGTGLDSKTVAPHEDELYCKKCHARKFGIKGIGFGIGGGALGMDEGEQLGNLPDESLRSAPAMAAAYAHSDLTGVSNMGGDRCSRCGGSVYAAEKKVGANAIWHNKCFTCFMCNKRLDSTTLADKDGEIFCKGCYGKGFGPKGVGFGGGAGSLSTE